In the genome of Flexistipes sinusarabici DSM 4947, one region contains:
- a CDS encoding ABC transporter substrate-binding protein has product MKIFFRVFFLILFLTAAVSAFAKPVVKFGVPAWPGVTVKSEVAAQILKTMGYETEQSVLSAPAVFESLKTNNLDAYLAGWSPQEDTMINPLKEKGEIKLLGTNLDEGRISLCVPTYVWEAGVKSFADLDKYAEKFEHKIYNLQPGTGMNNQMTEIIANDVAGLGDWTQVESSTPAMLATVRAQMRQNKWVTFGCWKPHWMNVILDVKYLEGVPGTEKFVSKSVVYTIVRKGLKEDYPEVYKFLDQIKVNSELQSKWIYEFGYKKRAPEDVAKEWIGGNLDIVEKWLKGVKTVDGEPAAEVLRNTFAK; this is encoded by the coding sequence ATGAAGATTTTTTTTAGAGTGTTTTTTTTGATTCTGTTTTTGACAGCGGCCGTATCAGCTTTTGCCAAACCGGTTGTCAAATTTGGGGTACCTGCGTGGCCTGGAGTTACTGTAAAATCAGAAGTAGCTGCCCAGATACTTAAAACAATGGGATACGAAACAGAACAAAGTGTTTTAAGCGCACCGGCTGTTTTTGAAAGTTTAAAAACAAATAATCTTGATGCATATCTGGCTGGATGGAGCCCGCAGGAAGACACTATGATTAATCCCTTAAAAGAAAAGGGTGAAATAAAACTACTCGGTACAAATTTGGATGAAGGTCGAATCAGTCTCTGTGTACCCACATATGTTTGGGAAGCCGGCGTAAAATCATTTGCAGATTTAGACAAATATGCGGAAAAATTTGAACACAAAATATATAACCTTCAGCCTGGAACAGGAATGAACAATCAAATGACAGAGATAATAGCAAACGATGTAGCCGGACTCGGTGACTGGACACAGGTGGAAAGCTCCACACCAGCCATGCTTGCTACAGTAAGGGCCCAGATGAGACAAAATAAGTGGGTCACTTTTGGATGCTGGAAACCTCACTGGATGAATGTCATTCTTGATGTCAAATATCTGGAAGGGGTACCGGGCACAGAAAAGTTTGTCAGTAAAAGTGTTGTCTATACAATTGTACGAAAGGGACTAAAAGAAGATTATCCAGAGGTTTACAAATTCCTCGATCAGATTAAAGTCAACTCTGAATTACAGAGTAAATGGATTTATGAATTTGGTTATAAAAAAAGAGCTCCTGAAGATGTGGCAAAAGAGTGGATTGGAGGAAATTTAGATATAGTTGAAAAATGGCTGAAAGGTGTGAAAACGGTAGACGGAGAACCTGCAGCTGAAGTTTTACGTAATACTTTTGCAAAATAA